Proteins encoded within one genomic window of Calypte anna isolate BGI_N300 chromosome 25, bCalAnn1_v1.p, whole genome shotgun sequence:
- the LOC103538257 gene encoding cathepsin S isoform X1 — protein MKLLLAVTFLAAVALGHHDPTLDWHWKLWKKAYGKEYPHQVEEGARRATWEKNLRLVTLHNLEKSLGLHSYELGMNHLADMTSREVSALLTGLQVAAQRKVGTSPSRWHSRDQLPERMDWREQGCVTEVKNQGSCGSCWAFSAVGALEAQVKLKTGKLVALSAQNLIDCSSTYGNQGCSGGFMTNAFQYIIDNQGIDSEESYPYTAQVRTSGTPQPLPKPQP, from the exons atgaagctgctgcttgctgtcaCCTTCCTGGCCGCGGTGGCACTGGGACACCATGACCCCACCTTGGACTGGCACTGGAAGCTCTGGAAAAAAGCCTATGGCAAGGAATATCCCCACCAG GTGGAGGAAGGGGCCAGACGTGCCACCTGGGAGAAGAACCTGAGGTTGGTGACACTGCACAACCTGGAGAAGTCCCTGGGGCTCCACTCCTACGAGCTGGGCATGAACCACCTGGCAGACATG ACCAGCAGGGAGGTCTCAGCTCTGCTGACCGGGCTCCAGGTTGCTGCTCAGAGGAAGGTGGGGACGTCCCCATCCCGCTGGCACAGCCGGGATCAGCTCCCGGAGAGGATGGACTGGAGGGAGCAGGGTTGTGTCACCGAGGTGAAGAACCAG GGTTCCTGTGGGTCCTGCTGGGCTTTCAGTGCCGTGGGAGCTCTGGAGGCCCAGGTGAAGCTGAAAACTGGGAAGTTGGTGGCTCTGAGCGCCCAGAACCTCATCGACTGCTCCAGCACCTACGGGAACCAGGGCTGCAGCGGGGGCTTCATGACCAACGCCTTCCAGTACATCATCGACAACCAGGGCATCGACTCCGAGGAGTCCTACCCCTACACAGCCCAGGTGAGGACCTCAGGgaccccccaacccctccccaaaccccaaCCCTGA
- the CTSK gene encoding cathepsin K, whose amino-acid sequence MWVPTLLALLVVPGGAQPHPQPELDAQWDLWKQTHRKQYPGQEDERVRRMIWEKNLKYITKHNLEHARGLHTFQVAMNHLGDMTSEEVVRTMTGLRVPPGHQRPNGTLFVPNWAERVPAAVDWRKKGYVTPVKNQGQCGSCWAFSSVGALEGQLKKKTGQLLSLSPQNLVDCVATNEGCGGGFMTNAFAYVHQNRGIDSEDSYPYIGQDERCMYKPSGKAAKCRGYREIPPGNEKALKRAVARIGPISVGIDASLPSFQFYSRGVYYDESCNAENINHAVLAVGYGSQKGTKHWIIKNSWGEEWGSKGYVLLARNMNNACGVANLASFPKM is encoded by the exons aTGTGGGTGCCCACCCTGCTCGCCCTCCTGGTGGTCCCCGGGGGGGCCCAACCCCACCCCCAGCCCGAGCTGGACGCCCAATGGGACCTCTGGAAGCAAACCCACAGGAAGCAGTACCCAGGGCAG GAGGACGAGAGGGTGAGGAGGATGATTTGGGAGAAGAACCTGAAATACATCACCAAGCACAACCTGGAGCACGCCCGGGGCCTCCACACCTTCCAGGTGGCCATGAACCATCTGGGGGACATG ACCAGCGAGGAGGTGGTGAGGACCATGACGGGGCTGAGGGTCCCCCCCGGCCACCAGCGCCCCAACGGGACCCTCTTTGTCCCCAACTGGGCTGAGAGGGTCCCTGCGGCCGTGGACTGGAGGAAGAAGGGGTACGTGACCCCCGTCAAGAACCAG GGCCAGTGTGGCTCCTGCTGGGCTTTCAGCTCCGTGGGTGCCCTGGAGGGGCAGCTGAAGAAGAAGACGGGGCAGCTCCTGTCCCTCAGCCCCCAGAACCTCGTGGACTGCGTGGCCACCAACGAGGGCTGCGGGGGGGGGTTCATGACCAACGCCTTCGCCTACGTCCACCAGAACCGCGGCATCGACTCCGAGGACTCCTACCCCTACATCGGGCAG GACGAGCGCTGTATGTACAAGCCCAGCGGGAAGGCAGCCAAGTGCCGTGGCTACCGAGAGATCCCCCCGGGCAACGAGAAGGCTCTGAAGAGGGCGGTGGCCAGGATCGGGCCCATCTCGGTGGGCATCGATGCCAGTTTGCCCTCCTTCCAGTTCTACAGCCGGG GGGTTTACTACGACGAGAGCTGCAACGCTGAGAACATCAACCACGCGGTGCTGGCCGTGGGCTACGGCTCCCAGAAGGGCACCAAGCACTGGATCATCAAGAAcag CTGGGGTGAGGAGTGGGGCTCCAAGGGTTACGTCCTCCTGGCACGGAACATGAACAACGCCTGCGGGGTGGCCAACCTGGCCAGCTTCCCCAAGATGTGA
- the LOC103538257 gene encoding cathepsin S isoform X2, which translates to MKLLLAVTFLAAVALGHHDPTLDWHWKLWKKAYGKEYPHQVEEGARRATWEKNLRLVTLHNLEKSLGLHSYELGMNHLADMTSREVSALLTGLQVAAQRKVGTSPSRWHSRDQLPERMDWREQGCVTEVKNQGCSGGFMTNAFQYIIDNQGIDSEESYPYTAQVRTSGTPQPLPKPQP; encoded by the exons atgaagctgctgcttgctgtcaCCTTCCTGGCCGCGGTGGCACTGGGACACCATGACCCCACCTTGGACTGGCACTGGAAGCTCTGGAAAAAAGCCTATGGCAAGGAATATCCCCACCAG GTGGAGGAAGGGGCCAGACGTGCCACCTGGGAGAAGAACCTGAGGTTGGTGACACTGCACAACCTGGAGAAGTCCCTGGGGCTCCACTCCTACGAGCTGGGCATGAACCACCTGGCAGACATG ACCAGCAGGGAGGTCTCAGCTCTGCTGACCGGGCTCCAGGTTGCTGCTCAGAGGAAGGTGGGGACGTCCCCATCCCGCTGGCACAGCCGGGATCAGCTCCCGGAGAGGATGGACTGGAGGGAGCAGGGTTGTGTCACCGAGGTGAAGAACCAG GGCTGCAGCGGGGGCTTCATGACCAACGCCTTCCAGTACATCATCGACAACCAGGGCATCGACTCCGAGGAGTCCTACCCCTACACAGCCCAGGTGAGGACCTCAGGgaccccccaacccctccccaaaccccaaCCCTGA